Proteins from a genomic interval of Desulfofustis limnaeus:
- the rlmB gene encoding 23S rRNA (guanosine(2251)-2'-O)-methyltransferase RlmB, giving the protein MNQKRQKDRQGGAEQRIRYSDDLIWGVHPVAEVLLSDPQRISEVYFQKDRQGGRWQEMIEAARAAGVKCSFVERLKIVGSPDGVVLHQGVVARGTAVRLTPFDELLARFAAAVAAGAKPKVLACDSLQDPHNLGALIRSAHAAGVGYVVLTRERSAPLGGTAAKAAAGVLARATISHVTNLVDALLALKKAGAWVFGAVKEPDAVSIYEVDFEVPACLVVGNEARGIRPLVRRHCDQLVTIPMAAEVESLNSSVAGAVILFEMFRQAIVRPRP; this is encoded by the coding sequence ATGAATCAAAAAAGGCAAAAGGATCGGCAGGGTGGTGCAGAACAGCGGATTCGTTACAGCGATGACCTGATCTGGGGGGTGCATCCAGTGGCTGAAGTCCTGCTCTCAGACCCGCAAAGAATCAGTGAAGTATACTTTCAAAAAGACCGGCAGGGGGGGCGATGGCAGGAGATGATCGAGGCGGCCCGGGCCGCTGGGGTGAAATGCTCGTTTGTCGAGCGGCTCAAGATTGTCGGTTCGCCTGACGGTGTCGTGCTCCATCAAGGGGTGGTGGCCCGTGGCACGGCAGTCCGGCTGACCCCTTTTGACGAGCTGTTGGCGCGGTTCGCGGCGGCGGTGGCGGCTGGCGCCAAACCGAAAGTCCTCGCTTGTGATTCGCTGCAGGATCCTCATAATCTGGGGGCTCTGATCCGTTCTGCCCATGCGGCTGGGGTGGGCTACGTGGTTCTTACCCGGGAGCGTTCGGCACCCTTGGGAGGGACTGCCGCCAAGGCTGCGGCCGGCGTTCTCGCCCGGGCAACCATCAGTCATGTAACGAACCTCGTCGATGCGCTGCTGGCCCTGAAGAAGGCCGGGGCCTGGGTGTTTGGCGCAGTTAAGGAGCCTGATGCCGTATCGATCTATGAGGTTGATTTCGAGGTGCCGGCATGCCTGGTCGTTGGCAACGAGGCTCGGGGAATCCGGCCGCTGGTGCGCCGGCACTGTGATCAGCTGGTGACCATTCCAATGGCTGCAGAGGTGGAATCCTTGAACAGTTCAGTGGCCGGGGCGGTTATTTTGTTCGAGATGTTTCGGCAGGCCATCGTCCGCCCCCGCCCCTGA
- the rpsA gene encoding 30S ribosomal protein S1 codes for MAPDNDSFEALFNASQETSFSTLSPGQKVTATVVGIDGETLFLDVGTKSEGIMEASEFIDENGCLSVTVGDRIEVYCLKSGPSGQVFTSRLGAGSGGAHLEEAWHGGIPVHGLVKAEIKGGFEVTLSSSVRAFCPYSQISLRRTENPAEEFVGLQLDFLITRFEAGGRNIVVSARALQEEQRRQKKEELRQTLSEGQQVEGTVSSIRPFGLFVDIGGIDGLVPLAEIGWSRVENLAELFRIGQPITTIVKGLDWDNDRISLSIKETLPDPWHEAVADLATGSNHTGTVSRLAPFGAFITLAPGVDGLLHVSKLGQGRKINHPREVVETGQQIEVVIESIDPESRRISLAPADYQSPEAVAEEEKRQLQSFRATHRQTKENQSMGSFGALLKKQLDRKKP; via the coding sequence ATGGCCCCCGACAATGACAGTTTTGAAGCCCTGTTCAACGCCAGCCAGGAAACCTCGTTCAGCACACTCTCGCCCGGACAGAAAGTGACCGCAACCGTTGTCGGTATCGACGGCGAAACGCTGTTTCTCGATGTCGGCACCAAAAGCGAAGGCATCATGGAGGCCTCCGAGTTTATCGATGAAAACGGTTGCCTCAGCGTCACGGTGGGCGACCGCATCGAGGTCTATTGCCTGAAAAGCGGGCCGAGTGGCCAGGTTTTCACCAGCCGACTGGGCGCCGGCAGTGGCGGTGCGCACCTCGAAGAAGCATGGCATGGCGGCATCCCGGTCCACGGCTTGGTCAAAGCGGAGATCAAGGGCGGTTTCGAGGTGACCTTGTCATCCTCGGTTCGCGCCTTCTGTCCCTACTCACAAATCAGTCTGCGCCGCACGGAGAACCCTGCCGAGGAGTTTGTCGGCCTGCAACTCGACTTCCTGATCACCCGCTTCGAAGCCGGTGGCCGTAATATCGTCGTCTCGGCCCGGGCCCTGCAGGAAGAACAGCGGCGTCAGAAAAAAGAGGAGTTGCGACAGACACTCAGCGAAGGGCAGCAGGTTGAGGGTACCGTCTCCTCGATCCGTCCCTTCGGACTGTTTGTCGATATCGGCGGCATCGACGGCCTCGTGCCTCTGGCTGAAATCGGCTGGAGCCGGGTGGAAAATCTGGCCGAGTTGTTCCGGATCGGACAACCGATCACGACTATCGTCAAGGGGTTGGACTGGGACAACGACCGCATCAGCCTGAGTATCAAAGAGACCCTCCCGGACCCGTGGCACGAAGCGGTAGCCGATTTGGCCACCGGCAGCAACCATACGGGAACCGTCAGCCGCCTGGCACCGTTCGGAGCATTCATTACGCTTGCTCCGGGTGTCGACGGACTGTTGCACGTGTCAAAACTGGGCCAGGGGCGAAAAATCAACCATCCGCGAGAAGTGGTGGAGACCGGACAACAGATCGAGGTGGTTATCGAGTCGATCGACCCCGAATCGCGCCGCATCTCCTTGGCTCCCGCCGATTACCAATCCCCCGAAGCGGTTGCTGAAGAGGAAAAACGGCAATTGCAGTCATTTCGCGCCACACACCGGCAGACGAAGGAAAATCAAAGTATGGGGAGCTTCGGGGCGCTGCTGAAGAAACAGCTCGATCGAAAAAAGCCGTAA
- a CDS encoding LolA family protein codes for MNRLSPRSLHRLRQPLLTCLIVGLMAGIAAAVEPPEQVVERMQKRYQELTSFSFTFGQQTSGQLSGRPKTGNGSGILYHHDSQTLMRWNYERPERQVIISNGEEVSMYFENLQQMIIAPGDAGQSDVLASFFSGDKALDESFLMVDPDPEIAAAAEELSPSLHGAQLLPRQPHAQLRSVHLFIDDESLIRRIDLMDHFDTRTVIDIDSLIINPLDDMDNTAILEIFSFVPPPGTEIIRQ; via the coding sequence ATGAACAGATTGTCGCCCCGAAGTCTCCACCGCCTCCGGCAGCCGCTGCTCACCTGCCTGATCGTCGGGCTGATGGCCGGAATTGCCGCAGCCGTTGAACCTCCGGAACAGGTAGTCGAGCGGATGCAGAAGCGCTACCAGGAACTCACCAGCTTTAGTTTCACCTTCGGACAGCAAACCAGCGGCCAACTGTCCGGTCGGCCCAAGACCGGCAACGGCAGCGGTATCCTCTATCACCATGACTCTCAGACTCTGATGCGGTGGAATTACGAGCGACCGGAACGGCAGGTGATCATCAGCAACGGTGAAGAAGTGTCCATGTATTTCGAGAACCTCCAGCAAATGATCATCGCCCCTGGTGACGCCGGCCAGTCCGATGTCCTGGCCTCCTTTTTCAGCGGCGACAAAGCGCTCGACGAAAGCTTTCTGATGGTCGATCCAGATCCTGAAATCGCCGCCGCCGCCGAGGAACTGTCGCCATCGTTGCACGGGGCGCAACTGCTGCCGAGACAACCACATGCGCAATTGCGTAGTGTGCATCTCTTCATCGACGACGAGTCGTTGATCAGACGAATCGACCTGATGGACCATTTCGACACCCGCACCGTCATCGACATCGACTCGCTGATCATCAACCCGTTGGACGACATGGACAACACCGCCATCCTCGAAATATTCTCCTTTGTCCCCCCGCCCGGCACCGAAATCATCAGGCAATGA
- a CDS encoding glutamate racemase yields the protein MIGVYDSGMGGLLLATMLARRFPSLPLLVYADTDGAPLQARPLSRIVEQAERGFRFLNKQGAQAVVVACHEASTLAIDSLRCLTAVPVVDIASVSAAAAARECGSGTIGILGSRTIVDHHGYPPLIKAVAPASTIFGHSCPLLLPLIEEGWYNRVETKMIIKHCLRPLKDRQIDALLPASSLFQLVLPLLHTRVGRRTKVIDPFAELSAVLCASIESSGTDLNRDNGISPQICITRSNKAVEKMLNKLFGHRAVLRIL from the coding sequence ATGATCGGCGTCTACGACTCGGGTATGGGTGGTCTCCTGCTGGCCACCATGCTGGCCCGCCGTTTTCCTTCCCTGCCACTGCTCGTCTACGCCGACACCGACGGCGCGCCCCTCCAGGCACGACCGTTATCACGAATCGTCGAACAGGCCGAACGGGGTTTTCGGTTTCTCAACAAGCAGGGGGCGCAGGCCGTGGTTGTAGCCTGCCATGAAGCGAGCACGCTGGCGATCGACTCGCTCCGCTGTCTCACCGCCGTCCCGGTTGTCGATATCGCCTCGGTCAGCGCCGCCGCAGCGGCTCGAGAGTGTGGATCCGGAACCATCGGCATACTCGGCAGCCGTACCATCGTCGATCATCATGGCTATCCCCCACTCATCAAAGCAGTGGCTCCGGCAAGCACCATTTTCGGTCATTCCTGCCCGCTGTTGCTTCCCCTTATCGAGGAAGGATGGTATAACCGGGTAGAGACGAAAATGATCATCAAGCACTGCTTGCGTCCGTTGAAAGACCGACAGATCGACGCCTTGTTGCCCGCCAGTTCCCTCTTCCAGCTCGTACTGCCGCTGCTGCACACCCGCGTCGGTCGCCGGACCAAGGTAATCGATCCGTTTGCCGAACTGTCAGCGGTCCTGTGTGCCTCCATCGAATCGTCTGGTACAGATCTGAACCGTGATAACGGAATCTCACCGCAAATCTGCATTACCCGATCAAACAAAGCGGTGGAAAAGATGCTGAACAAACTTTTCGGCCACCGTGCCGTCCTTCGTATCCTCTAA
- a CDS encoding FmdB family zinc ribbon protein, which yields MPVYEYQCSDCQHVFEVQQKISDPPVDQCPECFGPVRKLVSMTSFQLKGGGWYSDLYASSKDKPKEKTESTPTPPPCQSGAGCASCPAAAGK from the coding sequence ATGCCGGTATACGAGTATCAGTGTTCAGACTGTCAACACGTTTTCGAAGTACAACAGAAAATCAGCGATCCGCCCGTTGACCAGTGCCCGGAGTGCTTTGGCCCGGTTCGGAAACTGGTGTCCATGACCTCCTTTCAGCTCAAAGGCGGCGGTTGGTACAGCGATCTCTATGCCTCGTCCAAGGATAAGCCGAAAGAGAAGACCGAAAGCACGCCAACGCCACCCCCGTGTCAATCCGGCGCCGGTTGCGCCAGTTGTCCTGCTGCCGCGGGAAAATAG
- the queA gene encoding tRNA preQ1(34) S-adenosylmethionine ribosyltransferase-isomerase QueA — protein MQEDFALAAFDYDLPEQRIAQFPTDRREQSRLLVLERGSGRRHHLLFADIVGFIRPGDLLVVNNTKVFPARLQGKKESGGKAELFLLNYPEPDPAGGPPSSTRSFTCEALIKSSRRPSLGSRIMVNERCSCLILTDLERGKWRVRLDVDSSLSLADLLNASGQVPLPPYIKRPDGPSPGDAARYQTVYAERPGAVAAPTAGLHFSVELLDLLRERGVGLASITLHVGYGTFAPVESEDIRSHAIHREYVEVPESTAQMIRATKAAGNAVWAIGTTTVRTLEFAGRGNGGVEPLAGWCDLYITPGFTFRVVDRLVTNFHLPRSSLLFLVAALCGREVLLSCYREAIGSGYRFYSYGDAMAII, from the coding sequence ATGCAAGAAGATTTCGCCCTGGCGGCCTTCGACTACGATCTGCCTGAACAGCGCATCGCTCAATTTCCAACCGACCGGCGTGAACAATCCCGCTTGCTGGTCCTCGAGCGCGGCAGCGGTCGCCGCCATCATCTGCTGTTCGCCGACATCGTCGGCTTCATCCGGCCGGGCGACCTGCTAGTGGTCAATAACACCAAGGTCTTCCCCGCCCGGTTGCAGGGCAAAAAAGAATCCGGAGGGAAAGCCGAGCTGTTTTTGCTCAACTACCCCGAACCAGACCCAGCGGGCGGACCGCCAAGCTCCACCCGTTCCTTTACCTGCGAAGCTTTGATCAAATCATCCCGGCGACCGTCGCTCGGTTCCCGCATCATGGTCAATGAGCGTTGTTCGTGCCTGATTCTAACCGATCTCGAACGCGGCAAATGGCGAGTGCGGCTGGATGTGGACAGCAGCCTATCACTGGCCGACCTGCTCAATGCGTCTGGTCAGGTGCCGCTGCCGCCTTATATCAAACGGCCGGACGGCCCCTCGCCAGGAGATGCTGCCAGATACCAGACGGTCTACGCTGAACGGCCGGGCGCGGTGGCCGCGCCCACCGCCGGGCTGCATTTCTCCGTTGAACTGCTGGACCTGCTGAGAGAACGAGGGGTCGGCCTAGCCTCCATCACCCTGCACGTGGGCTATGGAACCTTTGCCCCGGTGGAGAGCGAAGACATCCGATCGCACGCGATCCATCGAGAGTATGTGGAGGTGCCGGAAAGCACGGCACAGATGATCAGGGCTACGAAAGCGGCCGGCAATGCAGTCTGGGCCATTGGCACCACCACCGTCCGCACCCTCGAGTTCGCCGGCCGCGGTAACGGTGGCGTCGAGCCGCTCGCCGGCTGGTGCGACCTCTACATCACCCCGGGCTTTACTTTCCGGGTCGTGGATCGCCTCGTTACCAACTTTCACCTGCCCCGCTCGTCTTTGCTGTTCCTGGTGGCCGCTCTGTGCGGCAGAGAGGTGCTGCTCTCGTGTTACCGGGAGGCGATCGGTTCGGGTTATCGTTTCTATTCCTACGGCGACGCCATGGCCATCATCTGA
- the mqnB gene encoding futalosine hydrolase: MLLAVAATEIEMQPLLSMRPPDAGVSYLLSGVGPLETAVRLTSHLARLAELPAAVLNFGVAGAYLPPAPGDSMPEVLDVCLAEREVFGDFGIAFGDRVEPFAVPELGGVDDMTLDPELALRAGAILSHVGVRFHRGPFVTVAAASGTADRGRFLQQRHRALCENMEGAAVARVCREFGIPLVECRVISNLVEDRPGRPWHLQPACRKSAEIAGLLLDHLRDELP, encoded by the coding sequence ATGCTCCTGGCCGTTGCCGCAACCGAAATTGAGATGCAACCGCTGCTGTCGATGCGCCCACCCGATGCCGGGGTTTCCTACCTGCTGTCAGGAGTCGGGCCACTTGAGACGGCGGTGCGGCTGACCAGTCACCTAGCGAGACTGGCGGAGCTGCCGGCGGCCGTGCTCAATTTCGGAGTGGCCGGGGCCTACCTCCCGCCGGCGCCGGGTGACTCGATGCCCGAAGTGCTCGATGTCTGTCTCGCCGAGCGGGAAGTGTTCGGCGATTTCGGTATCGCTTTCGGAGATCGGGTAGAACCGTTTGCAGTCCCTGAGCTTGGAGGCGTTGACGACATGACCTTGGATCCGGAACTGGCCCTACGGGCCGGTGCAATACTGAGCCATGTCGGGGTCCGATTCCATCGCGGCCCCTTCGTCACCGTTGCCGCGGCCAGTGGTACAGCGGATCGGGGACGTTTTCTGCAGCAGCGTCATCGGGCGCTTTGCGAAAACATGGAAGGAGCGGCGGTGGCTCGAGTCTGCCGGGAATTCGGGATACCACTGGTCGAATGCCGGGTCATCTCCAACCTGGTTGAAGATCGTCCGGGCCGGCCCTGGCACCTGCAGCCGGCTTGCCGAAAATCGGCGGAGATTGCCGGACTGTTACTGGATCATTTACGTGACGAGTTGCCATGA
- a CDS encoding 1,4-dihydroxy-6-naphthoate synthase produces the protein MTLLTLGFSPCPNDTFLFAGLVNGWCAHGVSLFAPPFLEDVETLNRWAFERRLDVTKLSFHALGHVLDEYCVLAAGSALGRGCGPLLVTAGATSVAALDGARIAIPGAYTTAALLFTMYFPGSAETVEMRFDRILPAVAAGEVAAGVIIHESRFTYRQLGMTCLQDLGQWWEDTTGLPIPLGCIAARRSLGQARLRSIEDQIRASLQFARCHPQRCRDYIRHHAQETEEAVIDAHIDLYVNDYTMDLGDAGRAAVAAFLQRGRTSGSLPTGESGSFCSGCA, from the coding sequence ATGACCCTGCTAACCCTCGGATTTTCCCCGTGCCCCAACGACACGTTCCTCTTTGCCGGCTTGGTCAACGGCTGGTGCGCTCATGGGGTATCGCTGTTTGCCCCGCCTTTCCTGGAAGATGTGGAAACGCTGAATCGCTGGGCCTTCGAGCGTCGCCTCGACGTCACTAAGCTCTCCTTTCATGCGCTCGGCCACGTCCTTGACGAGTACTGTGTACTGGCTGCCGGCAGTGCTCTCGGTCGCGGCTGCGGTCCGTTGCTGGTGACTGCCGGCGCCACCTCGGTCGCCGCTCTGGACGGGGCCCGGATCGCCATTCCTGGCGCGTACACGACAGCGGCTTTGCTGTTCACTATGTATTTCCCGGGATCGGCCGAGACCGTGGAAATGCGTTTTGACCGCATCCTGCCGGCGGTGGCAGCCGGAGAGGTAGCGGCCGGGGTGATCATTCACGAGAGCCGATTCACCTACCGTCAGCTGGGGATGACGTGCCTGCAAGACCTGGGCCAGTGGTGGGAGGACACCACCGGTCTGCCCATACCGCTTGGCTGCATCGCTGCCCGGCGGAGTCTCGGGCAGGCGCGCCTGCGGTCGATCGAGGATCAGATCCGCGCCAGCCTGCAGTTTGCCCGATGCCATCCGCAGCGCTGCCGCGACTATATCCGACACCATGCCCAGGAGACCGAAGAAGCGGTGATCGATGCCCATATCGACCTCTATGTCAACGACTACACGATGGATTTGGGTGATGCGGGACGGGCTGCGGTCGCGGCGTTTCTGCAGCGGGGCCGGACCAGCGGCAGCCTGCCGACGGGAGAGTCGGGGTCCTTTTGTAGCGGTTGTGCGTGA